The Petrotoga sp. 9PW.55.5.1 genomic interval TAAAATAAAAATAAGCATGATCGATGTTCCAAGTGCCATTATACCAGCAACTAATAAGGGAAAATCCGGACGACCAATTGCAAGAACAGAGGACAATAAAGCCACGATAGCGCCGAATATTAGTGAAATTGCATTTGCATTCGGAAACACTTTCGCTTTTAAATGCGCTCGACCCTCTTTAGTAATTTCATCAACAAACCAAGCTCCTGGAGTACCACTAATCAATGAAACGCCGACTGCCCACAATAAAATACTCAAGATAAAAGTAAATAGATTATTTGCTTGGAAGAATACCAGTAACCCGATGGACCATATAAAAAATCCTAACACTAACGATCTTTTCCTCCCGTATTTATCAGCAATGTTTCCAGTTGGAAAGTCAAATATACTTAACGCTATTGAAGAAATCGCTAATACCTGGCCAATTTGAAATGAAGTTAATCCCCTTAAACCCATATGAGCAACATAGACGGTTCCGAATAATTTATCAATACCGTTATAAAGGATAATAATAAAATAATATTTCATTATTGTAGAGTCGGGTTTCATTGATTTACCAAAACGCCCCATAGGTCAGATCCTCCTGTTTTTATAAGATTATTATCGATACCATTTACCTCACTGTATTTTTGTATAGCTAAGATACCCACAAGGGGCGCCAAAGTATCAATTGGATTTAAATATGCTTCAAGTAGAATTGATGCAATAATTTCA includes:
- a CDS encoding MFS transporter; the protein is MGRFGKSMKPDSTIMKYYFIIILYNGIDKLFGTVYVAHMGLRGLTSFQIGQVLAISSIALSIFDFPTGNIADKYGRKRSLVLGFFIWSIGLLVFFQANNLFTFILSILLWAVGVSLISGTPGAWFVDEITKEGRAHLKAKVFPNANAISLIFGAIVALLSSVLAIGRPDFPLLVAGIMALGTSIMLIFILNENYGDRAISFRKALVRNTIDIFKSATMRLILIYSMTGRIAFQTFVMIWQLYMVKELKLSTAYLGFTMAIFLVVLAVGNSLAGILLKRFEGVKVSIIGQGLIAIGSITIVSHTSIVAFYLGASLIELGLGIDKSASSVWVHDFIQV